The Arachis hypogaea cultivar Tifrunner chromosome 14, arahy.Tifrunner.gnm2.J5K5, whole genome shotgun sequence genome has a segment encoding these proteins:
- the LOC112741400 gene encoding heparanase-like protein 2 has translation MGVNQCVKVALFLGLLVLFCPSFSSSEDVKLKVKGVTNIATTDENFICATLDWWPSNKCDYNQCPWGKAGILNLNLNNTILSNAIKAFNPLRIRLGGSLQDQIIYQFGKQKHCPTMRKKDNGLFGFSVGCLPRKRWDEVNHFFNKTGVKFTFGLNALIGKKNSKEDQLNWKGDWNPNNAISLMKYTVSKGYNIDSYEFGNELCSEGVSARIDSVQYAKDITKLRHIVNSLYSNATTRPKVMGPAGFYGKEWFDSFLQHVGPGVIDGVTHHIYNLGAGVDRDLISKVQDPYFLSKIAQTFKDVSTAVKEFTPWAGAWVGESGGAYNSGGKDVSHTFVNGFWYLDQLGMTSTFNHKVYCRQALIGGNYALLNTTSFIPNPDYYGALLWHRLMGTNVLSISHDSSPYLRTYAHCSKQGSGITLLLINMENSTSFDVSLVNDMNLYPEELASEGINTVNLMDSLKREEYHLTPKDGNIQSDVVLLNGTPLELTKSKEIPELKPKIVDASSSSPIKVAPHSIVFVQINNFNAPACAPPTK, from the exons ATGGGTGTGAATCAGTGTGTGAAAGTAGCTCTCTTTTTGGGTCTCTTAGTATTATTTtgtccttctttttcttcatcagaAGATGTGAAGCTTAAAGTGAAAGGGGTCACAAAcattgctacaactgatgagaaTTTCATATGTGCAACATTGGATTGGTGGCCATCTAATAAATGTGACTATAACCAATGTCCATGGGGAAAAGCTGGGATTCTCAACttg aatttgaATAACACAATACTCTCAAATGCAATCAAAG CATTCAATCCTCTGAGGATTAGATTAGGAGGTTCACTACAAGATCAAATTATTTACCAATTTGGGAAGCAAAAGCACTGCCCAACTATGAGAAAGAAAGATAACGGCTTGTTTGGATTCAGTGTTGGATGCCTTCCCAGAAAGAGATGGGATGAAGTGAATCACTTTTTCAACAAAACtgg TGTCAAATTTACATTTGGCTTAAACGCACTTATTGGCAAGAAAAATTCCAAGGAAGACCAATTAAACTGGAAAGGAGATTGGAATCCAAACAATGCCATAAGCCTCATGAAGTACACTGTCTCAAAAGGATACAATATAGATTCATATGAATTCG GAAACGAGCTATGCTCTGAAGGAGTATCAGCAAGAATAGATAGTGTTCAATATGCAAAAGACATCACAAAACTAAGGCACATAGTTAACTCATTATACTCAAATGCCACAACAAGACCAAAGGTGATGGGTCCAGCTGGATTTTATGGTAAAGAATGGTTTGATAGCTTCTTGCAACATGTTGGACCTGGTGTCATTGATGGAGTTACACATCACATTTATAACCTTGGTGCTG GTGTTGATAGGGATCTTATTAGCAAGGTTCAAGACCCATATTTCTTGAGCAAAATTGCACAAACTTTTAAGGATGTTTCAACGGCGGTGAAGGAATTCACACCATGGGCTGGAGCATGGGTTGGAGAATCTGGTGGAGCTTATAACAGTGGAGGCAAGGATGTTTCACATACTTTTGTTAATGGCTTttg GTATTTGGACCAATTGGGTATGACATCAACCTTCAACCACAAAGTTTATTGTAGACAAGCTTTGATTGGAGGAAACTATGCTTTGCTAAATACAACATCATTCATTCCTAATCCAGATTATTATGG aGCACTTTTGTGGCATCGGCTTATGGGAACCAATGTGCTTTCTATTTCTCATGATAGTTCACCATATCTGCGTACATATGCTCATTGTTCTAAACAAGGG AGCGGAATCACATTACTACTAATAAACATGGAGAATTCGACATCTTTCGATGTGTCCCTTGTGAATGACATGAATCTTTATCCGGAGGAGTTAGCATCAGAAGGAATAAACACAGTGAATTTGATGGATTCATTGAAAAGGGAAGAGTACCACTTGACACCTAAAGATGGAAACATTCAAAGTGATGTTGTGCTTTTGAATGGAACTCCATTGGAACTTACCAAGTCAAAGGAAATTCCAGAGCTTAAACCAAAGATTGttgatgcttcttcttcttctccaatcaaaGTTGCACCTCATTCAATAGTTTTTGTGCAAATCAATAATTTCAATGCACCTGCATGTGCACCTCCTACAAAATAG